Proteins from a genomic interval of Nocardioides jishulii:
- a CDS encoding ABC transporter ATP-binding protein: protein MSQVMDRDANPAQQAPAGNGPAQVKISNLNKTFHRGKEAVHVLRDISLEIAQGELLVLLGPSGCGKTTLLRCLVGLEKPGQGRVELGDTTVVDADARVFVQPNKRDVAMVFQNYALWPHMKVAANVAYPLKARKMKDELKNGRVHEVLQVVQCDHLADRYPPELSGGQQQRISLARALAPRPALLLLDEPLSNLDALLRIELRAQLRLLHRELGFTGVYVTHDQEEALALGTRVAVMKEGQFEQIGPPAEVYSFPATEYVADFLGARNRLELHTEGDGRATVAGVPLEGFVRPGLGGRFALRLRDADPVLRVAGTPGDEDRHWITGAELIEVLPAGDHAEHVVRLGDQTLFVDVPATRGVFEPGAKVDIGLATDSVLCYDADGRLVRDWAAI, encoded by the coding sequence GTGAGTCAAGTGATGGACCGAGACGCCAACCCGGCGCAGCAGGCGCCGGCCGGCAACGGCCCCGCCCAGGTGAAGATCAGCAACCTCAACAAGACGTTCCACCGCGGCAAGGAGGCGGTGCACGTCCTGCGCGACATCAGCCTGGAGATCGCCCAGGGCGAGCTGCTCGTCCTGCTCGGTCCGAGTGGTTGTGGCAAGACCACGCTCCTGCGCTGCCTCGTCGGCCTGGAGAAGCCCGGTCAGGGACGCGTCGAGCTCGGTGACACCACCGTCGTCGACGCCGACGCCCGCGTCTTCGTGCAGCCCAACAAGCGTGACGTGGCCATGGTCTTCCAGAACTACGCGCTCTGGCCGCACATGAAGGTGGCCGCCAACGTGGCCTACCCGCTCAAGGCGCGCAAGATGAAGGACGAGCTCAAGAACGGTCGCGTCCACGAGGTCCTCCAGGTGGTCCAGTGCGACCACCTCGCCGACCGTTATCCGCCGGAGCTCAGCGGTGGGCAGCAGCAGCGCATCTCCCTGGCCCGCGCCCTGGCGCCGCGTCCGGCGCTGCTCCTGCTCGACGAGCCCTTGTCGAACCTCGACGCCCTGCTCCGCATCGAGCTCCGCGCCCAGCTGCGCCTGCTCCACCGCGAGCTCGGCTTCACCGGCGTCTACGTCACCCACGACCAGGAGGAGGCGCTCGCCCTGGGCACCCGGGTCGCGGTCATGAAGGAGGGGCAGTTCGAGCAGATCGGCCCGCCGGCCGAGGTCTACAGCTTCCCCGCAACCGAGTACGTCGCGGACTTCCTCGGCGCTCGCAACCGCCTCGAGCTGCACACCGAGGGCGACGGCCGCGCGACCGTGGCCGGCGTGCCGCTCGAGGGCTTCGTACGCCCCGGCCTGGGTGGACGGTTCGCCCTGCGACTGCGTGACGCCGACCCCGTCCTGCGGGTTGCGGGCACCCCCGGCGACGAGGACCGGCACTGGATCACCGGTGCCGAGCTCATCGAGGTCCTCCCGGCCGGCGACCACGCCGAGCACGTCGTGCGCCTGGGTGACCAGACGCTCTTCGTGGACGTGCCGGCCACCCGAGGCGTCTTCGAGCCGGGGGCGAAGGTCGACATCGGCCTCGCCACCGACAGCGTCCTCTGCTACGACGCCGACGGTCGCCTGGTGCGCGACTGGGCCGCGATCTGA
- a CDS encoding ABC transporter permease — translation MTKTLDKPVAEATRPEPTPSARTRRRLIPGGEGHQLLWVLLAVAVGVAVLLPIIPLQIRAWENDADGMRRLTDFHGIGEVFRTTLMLGVGGLVVGLTMGTILALCAYSMTPGLRRWLEFTPVLPMIIPSVAHVVGFVFLFSPENGYVNSFLRWTPFFGGDSGPINVYTLPWIIFYTGTHLAAFVYMFVYTGLRNLGSDYGLAARVNGAGGARALFTITLPLLRPSFVYAGVVVLLLSLGQFTGPLILGRREGVDVITTEMYELSAEYPVDYALASALGTPLIILAIVLVIAQKKMLGNQARFVGQGTATVDNRMLSPVVSGISAAIVGAYVFVAAILPLLAIGFVAFSPYWSGSLDFSAMTSVNLSAVIEDEQVRQSIVTTLVVSVLGVLLVLPVGMLISLGIYNRDKLWRPLPTVLDVLANLPLTVPAALLGFGFLFAFSSDWIGIYGTQFSLILAYMTIMIPYSVRYQLSTLVSLGKQTMEASQVSGAHPVRTFFQIILPLSRTGIATSAAVMFVLLTHEFGVSLLLRAPDVSVMSVVLYDQYNGGSYPKVAVIALLMTVLTAIGVIVAMIFGGRKALEKF, via the coding sequence ATGACCAAGACACTCGACAAGCCCGTGGCCGAGGCCACGCGCCCGGAGCCGACCCCGTCGGCCCGCACCCGGCGTCGCCTCATCCCCGGTGGGGAGGGCCACCAGCTCCTGTGGGTGCTGCTGGCCGTCGCCGTCGGAGTGGCCGTTCTGCTGCCGATCATCCCGCTCCAGATCCGTGCCTGGGAGAACGACGCCGACGGCATGCGCCGGCTCACCGACTTCCACGGCATCGGGGAGGTCTTCCGCACCACGCTGATGCTCGGTGTCGGAGGCCTCGTCGTCGGCCTCACGATGGGCACGATCCTCGCCCTGTGCGCCTACTCGATGACGCCGGGGCTGCGCCGCTGGCTCGAGTTCACCCCGGTGCTGCCGATGATCATCCCGTCGGTGGCCCACGTGGTGGGCTTCGTCTTCCTCTTCTCCCCGGAGAACGGCTACGTCAACTCGTTCCTGCGGTGGACGCCCTTCTTCGGCGGCGACAGCGGCCCGATCAACGTCTACACGCTGCCGTGGATCATCTTCTACACCGGCACCCACCTGGCGGCGTTCGTCTACATGTTCGTCTACACCGGCCTGCGCAACCTGGGCTCCGACTACGGCCTCGCAGCCCGGGTCAACGGCGCCGGCGGTGCTCGCGCCCTCTTCACGATCACCCTGCCGCTGCTGCGTCCGAGCTTCGTCTACGCCGGCGTCGTCGTGCTGCTGCTCTCCCTGGGCCAGTTCACCGGTCCGCTCATCCTGGGGCGGCGTGAGGGCGTCGACGTCATCACCACCGAGATGTACGAGCTCTCCGCGGAGTACCCGGTCGACTACGCCCTCGCCTCGGCGCTGGGCACCCCGCTGATCATCCTGGCGATCGTGCTGGTCATCGCCCAGAAGAAGATGCTCGGCAACCAGGCCCGTTTCGTGGGCCAGGGCACCGCGACCGTCGACAACCGCATGCTCAGCCCCGTGGTGAGCGGCATCAGCGCGGCCATCGTGGGGGCGTACGTCTTCGTCGCCGCGATCCTGCCGCTGCTGGCCATCGGCTTCGTCGCCTTCTCGCCCTACTGGAGCGGCTCGCTCGACTTCAGCGCGATGACGTCGGTCAACCTCTCCGCGGTCATCGAGGACGAGCAGGTGCGCCAGTCGATCGTGACGACGCTGGTCGTCTCGGTGCTGGGTGTGCTGCTGGTGCTGCCCGTGGGCATGCTCATCTCGCTGGGCATCTACAACCGCGACAAGCTGTGGAGGCCGCTGCCCACGGTCCTCGACGTGCTGGCCAACCTGCCGCTCACCGTCCCGGCCGCCCTGCTCGGCTTCGGCTTCCTCTTCGCCTTCTCGAGCGACTGGATCGGGATCTACGGCACGCAGTTCAGCCTGATCCTCGCCTACATGACGATCATGATCCCCTACTCCGTGCGCTACCAGCTCTCGACGCTGGTCTCGCTCGGGAAGCAGACGATGGAGGCCTCGCAGGTGAGCGGCGCGCACCCGGTGCGGACGTTCTTCCAGATCATCCTCCCGCTCTCGCGCACCGGCATCGCCACCTCGGCGGCGGTCATGTTCGTCCTGCTGACGCACGAGTTCGGCGTCTCGCTGCTGCTGCGGGCGCCCGACGTGAGCGTGATGTCGGTCGTGCTCTACGACCAGTACAACGGCGGCTCCTACCCCAAGGTCGCCGTGATCGCCCTGCTGATGACGGTGCTGACCGCCATCGGCGTGATCGTGGCGATGATCTTCGGTGGCCGCAAGGCGCTGGAGAAGTTCTGA
- a CDS encoding nuclear transport factor 2 family protein — MDVTPDRWQSLLDRQAIWDALMRYTRGVDRLDAELIRSAFWPDAHDSHGQMDGDVEQFIETWMPTQARREACQHAVHNHHVELDGTGEHRGAHAETYFQVAIRNAGSDTLELVGGRYLDHWTHRAGEWRIQTRLVVLDWQCVTDASRMDRRLSMSHRGSRDAQDPSYERPVRPRRPPRASGPKD, encoded by the coding sequence ATGGACGTGACACCCGACCGGTGGCAGAGCTTGCTCGACCGCCAGGCCATCTGGGACGCCCTGATGCGCTACACCCGCGGGGTGGACCGGCTTGACGCCGAGCTGATCCGCTCCGCCTTCTGGCCGGACGCCCACGACTCGCACGGCCAGATGGACGGCGACGTCGAGCAGTTCATCGAGACCTGGATGCCCACCCAGGCGCGCCGCGAGGCGTGCCAGCACGCGGTGCACAACCACCACGTCGAGCTCGACGGCACGGGCGAGCACCGTGGTGCGCACGCGGAGACGTACTTCCAGGTCGCGATCCGCAACGCGGGCAGCGACACCCTCGAGCTGGTGGGCGGGCGCTACCTCGACCACTGGACGCACCGGGCGGGGGAGTGGCGGATCCAGACGCGGCTGGTCGTGCTCGACTGGCAGTGCGTCACCGACGCCAGCCGGATGGACCGGCGGCTGTCGATGTCGCACCGGGGTTCGCGGGACGCCCAGGACCCGTCGTACGAACGCCCGGTGCGGCCGCGGAGGCCGCCCCGGGCGTCTGGGCCGAAGGACTGA
- a CDS encoding GntR family transcriptional regulator, whose translation MARSIGGASARSPKRQQLPEEVAAYVRELIISGQVKPGEFLRIEPISEAVGVSNTPVREGLLSLRSQGFVKLAPRRGFVVAPFSQEDVRDLFWAQAQLGGELAARAAKRISPETLTRLEEINELYTKAVDDRDAEAIADLGHQFHREINLAADSHRLALLLGSVVRHLPNRFYANIEGQVGETQDDHPLLLEALRAGDSRKARSLMEKHILKGGDQLIATLTERGVWDDADSDAS comes from the coding sequence ATGGCTCGCAGCATCGGCGGGGCGTCCGCCCGATCGCCCAAGCGGCAGCAGCTCCCCGAGGAGGTCGCCGCCTACGTCCGCGAGCTCATCATCTCCGGCCAGGTCAAGCCCGGCGAGTTCCTCCGCATCGAACCCATCTCCGAGGCCGTGGGCGTCAGCAACACCCCCGTGCGCGAGGGCCTGCTCTCGCTGCGCAGCCAGGGCTTCGTCAAGCTCGCTCCGCGCCGCGGCTTCGTGGTCGCCCCCTTCAGCCAGGAGGACGTGCGCGACCTCTTCTGGGCCCAGGCCCAGCTCGGCGGCGAGCTCGCCGCCCGGGCCGCCAAGCGCATCTCGCCCGAGACGCTCACACGCCTGGAGGAGATCAACGAGCTCTACACCAAGGCGGTCGACGACCGCGACGCCGAGGCGATCGCGGATCTCGGCCACCAGTTCCACCGCGAGATCAACCTCGCCGCCGACTCCCACCGTCTGGCCCTGCTGCTCGGCTCGGTCGTGCGCCACCTGCCCAACCGCTTCTACGCCAACATCGAGGGTCAGGTCGGCGAGACCCAGGACGACCACCCGCTGCTGCTCGAGGCGCTGCGTGCCGGCGACTCCCGCAAGGCCCGCTCGTTGATGGAGAAGCACATCCTCAAGGGTGGCGACCAGCTGATCGCCACCCTGACGGAGCGCGGCGTCTGGGACGACGCCGACTCCGACGCCTCCTGA
- a CDS encoding MaoC/PaaZ C-terminal domain-containing protein, with translation MPSRLPVEPGLVHLLARAVGDEAAARDALATAPGQAATLPLTWTRAMAEHFDDADELRAWPGGAPTPVGGSTGQLHAEQHFELLRPVPMGTTLSVRTEAGRTWHREGRSGALEFAELVTDFVDDHGEVLVRSRKVGVRRGPPAAGPPAASPAPPRHEPATPPPTEQREHPALRPGARDLWGWGVGDAHTACLTPVLTRADVARYAGVTGDVNLVHVDDTVALRAGHPRVLAHGMLTMGLTASHLTALVGHHRVRRFGGRFAAPVLVDDRLDCTVGLARLDDEVSPWVDLTVETRRGDGTAVFLGAAQVDRPGP, from the coding sequence GTGCCGTCGCGGTTGCCCGTCGAGCCTGGACTGGTCCACCTGCTGGCCCGGGCCGTGGGCGACGAGGCCGCTGCCCGCGACGCCCTGGCGACCGCCCCGGGCCAGGCCGCGACGCTCCCCCTCACCTGGACCCGGGCCATGGCCGAGCACTTCGACGACGCCGACGAGCTGCGTGCCTGGCCCGGCGGGGCGCCGACGCCGGTGGGCGGCTCGACCGGGCAGCTCCACGCCGAGCAGCACTTCGAGCTCCTGCGGCCCGTGCCGATGGGCACGACCCTGAGCGTGCGCACCGAGGCCGGACGGACGTGGCACCGCGAGGGTCGCTCCGGGGCGCTGGAGTTCGCAGAGCTCGTCACCGACTTCGTCGACGACCACGGGGAGGTGCTCGTGCGCAGCCGGAAGGTCGGCGTACGCCGCGGCCCGCCCGCCGCCGGCCCGCCCGCCGCCAGCCCCGCTCCCCCGCGACACGAGCCCGCCACACCGCCGCCCACCGAGCAGCGCGAGCACCCGGCCCTCCGCCCCGGCGCCCGCGACCTGTGGGGGTGGGGCGTCGGTGACGCCCACACCGCGTGCCTGACCCCGGTGCTCACCCGTGCCGACGTGGCGCGCTACGCCGGCGTCACCGGCGACGTCAACCTGGTCCACGTCGACGACACCGTCGCCCTCCGCGCGGGGCACCCTCGGGTGCTCGCGCACGGGATGCTCACGATGGGCCTGACGGCGTCCCACCTGACCGCGCTGGTCGGGCACCACCGCGTCCGACGCTTCGGGGGACGCTTCGCCGCCCCCGTGCTGGTCGACGACCGGCTCGACTGCACGGTGGGCCTCGCGCGCCTCGACGACGAGGTGTCTCCCTGGGTCGACCTCACCGTCGAGACCCGCCGGGGGGACGGCACCGCGGTCTTCCTCGGCGCGGCGCAGGTCGACCGACCTGGTCCGTGA
- a CDS encoding CaiB/BaiF CoA transferase family protein, with the protein MQHKPLAGIRVLEFGGYISGPYATSFLCSLGADVIKIERPGGGDDFRRGADADSFYFRQYNSGKRSVAVDLKTAEGIALVKALVPTADVVLENLRPGKMDALGLGRADLTALRPDLVYTSVTGFGSSGDMAARPAYDMIGQAFGGLVSTLSNAGDARLTGTCLADLITGLSTATGILAALVGRAHHGGGRHVETSISEAVSTLTIDAMTQFFDSGRAPTRQSRHPQAQNFCLRTSSGEFIVLHLSSSQKFWESLVAALGRPALLEDRRFARFADRETHYFELEPILEAEFARRPAAEWEQLLIAHDVPFAPVLDVDGFRRHPQVEALGLYEPEQDGLALTRVPWRFDSERPHRHPEAPRVGEHSVDVACEVYPADRVRDLVDRGVLALPRDPVHA; encoded by the coding sequence ATGCAGCACAAGCCCCTCGCCGGGATCCGGGTCCTTGAGTTCGGCGGATACATCTCCGGCCCCTACGCCACGTCCTTCCTGTGCTCGCTGGGCGCCGACGTGATCAAGATCGAGCGGCCGGGCGGGGGCGACGACTTCCGTCGCGGTGCCGACGCCGACAGCTTCTACTTCCGGCAGTACAACTCCGGCAAGCGCAGCGTCGCCGTGGACCTCAAGACCGCCGAGGGCATCGCGCTGGTCAAGGCCCTGGTGCCGACCGCCGACGTGGTCCTGGAGAACCTGCGCCCCGGCAAGATGGACGCCCTCGGGCTGGGCCGCGCTGACCTGACCGCTCTGCGTCCCGACCTCGTCTACACCTCGGTGACCGGCTTCGGGAGCAGCGGCGATATGGCCGCACGTCCGGCGTACGACATGATCGGCCAGGCGTTCGGGGGCCTGGTCTCCACGCTGAGCAACGCCGGCGACGCCCGACTCACCGGCACCTGCCTGGCCGACCTCATCACCGGCCTCTCCACCGCCACCGGGATCCTGGCCGCCCTGGTGGGCCGTGCCCACCACGGCGGCGGCCGGCACGTGGAGACCTCCATCAGCGAGGCCGTGTCGACGTTGACCATCGACGCGATGACGCAGTTCTTCGACTCCGGCCGGGCGCCCACGCGTCAGAGCCGTCACCCACAGGCACAGAACTTCTGCCTGCGCACCAGCAGCGGCGAGTTCATCGTGCTGCACCTCAGCTCCTCGCAGAAGTTCTGGGAGTCGCTGGTCGCCGCGCTCGGACGTCCGGCCCTGCTCGAGGACCGGCGGTTCGCCCGGTTCGCCGACCGTGAGACCCACTACTTCGAGCTCGAGCCGATCCTCGAGGCCGAGTTCGCCCGGCGCCCCGCCGCCGAGTGGGAGCAGCTGCTGATCGCGCACGACGTGCCCTTCGCCCCCGTGCTCGACGTCGACGGTTTCCGACGCCACCCGCAGGTCGAGGCGCTCGGCCTGTACGAGCCGGAGCAGGACGGGCTGGCGCTCACCCGCGTGCCGTGGCGCTTCGACTCCGAGCGGCCGCACCGCCACCCCGAGGCGCCGCGGGTGGGCGAGCACTCCGTCGACGTGGCCTGCGAGGTCTACCCCGCCGACCGGGTGCGCGACCTCGTCGACCGGGGAGTCCTGGCCCTTCCCCGCGATCCCGTCCACGCCTGA
- a CDS encoding MFS transporter gives MVTSAKDDSTAVRDDRAGPRNTWRLVTDPQFGGVFWGKFFSFAGVTVHTLVISVLAYQATGSTTAVAVANTALYAPQFLLGPWSGAVSDRGWAVVQIVVGRATCGGGVAALALWLAFAEQSEGWAEVGVISVTAFVAGVGLAIGSAAMNSLVPQLVTRDEMPLAMTLNTAPLTVARVAGPVLGAWVLAAFGPVAALWVAAGGHFVFAAAVALARPDAGPKLPRTPQGSVRVAWRYVRREDRVLLRLLGGVALVGFASEPAFVLAPSYADELGGGTVEVGLLSASFGLGAALGMVLGGLAAGRVAQSRASAAGLVLLAVAAAGCAAAPGFAAAHVAFAVCGVGFTVAMGALSTLVQLRVPPQLRGRVMALWILGLVGVRPFVSGLVGVVADAWSPRVAFAVVAVLAAFGPVWLRPSRLEARAGEGPAADKPPKNNA, from the coding sequence ATGGTGACCTCTGCCAAGGACGACTCCACCGCTGTCCGTGACGACCGTGCCGGCCCGCGCAACACGTGGCGGCTGGTGACGGACCCCCAGTTCGGAGGCGTCTTCTGGGGCAAGTTCTTCTCGTTCGCCGGGGTCACCGTCCACACGTTGGTGATCAGCGTGCTGGCCTACCAGGCCACCGGATCGACCACTGCGGTGGCGGTGGCCAACACCGCTCTCTACGCGCCGCAGTTCCTGCTGGGGCCGTGGAGCGGTGCGGTCTCGGACCGGGGGTGGGCCGTCGTCCAGATCGTCGTCGGCCGCGCGACGTGCGGCGGCGGGGTCGCGGCGCTGGCCCTGTGGCTGGCCTTTGCGGAGCAGTCGGAGGGGTGGGCCGAGGTCGGCGTCATCTCCGTGACCGCCTTCGTGGCGGGCGTGGGTCTGGCGATCGGCTCGGCGGCGATGAACTCGCTCGTGCCGCAGCTGGTCACCCGCGACGAGATGCCGCTGGCGATGACCCTCAACACCGCGCCGCTCACCGTCGCCCGGGTCGCCGGGCCGGTGCTCGGCGCCTGGGTGCTGGCCGCCTTCGGCCCGGTCGCGGCCCTCTGGGTCGCGGCAGGGGGCCACTTCGTCTTCGCCGCCGCCGTCGCCCTGGCGCGCCCTGACGCGGGGCCCAAGCTGCCGCGTACGCCCCAGGGGTCGGTGCGGGTCGCGTGGCGGTACGTCCGGCGCGAGGACCGGGTGCTCCTGCGGTTGCTGGGTGGCGTGGCCCTCGTGGGCTTCGCCTCCGAGCCGGCCTTCGTGCTCGCGCCCTCCTACGCCGACGAGCTGGGTGGCGGCACCGTGGAGGTGGGCCTGCTGAGCGCCAGCTTCGGCCTCGGCGCCGCTCTCGGCATGGTGCTGGGCGGCCTGGCTGCGGGGCGCGTCGCGCAGTCCCGCGCCTCGGCGGCGGGCCTGGTGCTGCTTGCCGTGGCCGCCGCAGGCTGTGCTGCAGCACCCGGGTTCGCGGCGGCCCACGTCGCCTTCGCCGTCTGCGGCGTCGGCTTCACGGTCGCCATGGGTGCGCTCAGCACCCTCGTGCAGCTGCGGGTGCCGCCACAGCTGCGCGGCCGCGTGATGGCGCTGTGGATCCTCGGCCTGGTGGGGGTGCGCCCCTTCGTCTCCGGCCTGGTGGGCGTCGTGGCCGACGCGTGGTCGCCGCGCGTCGCCTTCGCGGTGGTGGCGGTGCTCGCGGCCTTCGGTCCGGTGTGGCTGCGCCCGAGCCGCTTGGAGGCTCGGGCGGGGGAGGGCCCCGCCGCGGACAAGCCTCCAAAAAATAATGCATGA
- a CDS encoding HpcH/HpaI aldolase/citrate lyase family protein, with amino-acid sequence MKPVRSLLFVPGHRGTWVEKAIAKGVDGVILDLEDAVPADLKEEARAEVARSITRLKENGAEISVYVRLNPLDTGLTGDDIEAVAIPGLTGFSLPKLMGRDDIVKYDALVTHFEAKNGVEPGSIEFIANLETAESYAACEEIAVASPRIATLFAGTARDADVSRSLGFTFTPGGQETLFLRSKAVLACRAAGLDFPLVGVWQDLEDTEGAANFSRMNRELGFRGQVLIHPSHIEVANEVFSPSKFEVDFYTDMIAAFDEAVAGGAAAVVFEGMHIDYAHIKTAREVLAYAKNFQN; translated from the coding sequence ATGAAGCCAGTACGTTCACTCCTCTTCGTCCCGGGCCACCGCGGCACGTGGGTGGAGAAGGCCATCGCCAAGGGTGTCGACGGCGTGATCCTCGACCTGGAGGACGCAGTCCCGGCCGATCTCAAGGAGGAGGCCCGCGCGGAGGTCGCTCGCTCCATCACCCGCCTCAAGGAGAACGGCGCGGAGATCTCGGTCTACGTCCGCCTCAACCCGCTGGACACCGGTCTGACCGGCGACGACATCGAGGCCGTGGCCATCCCCGGTCTCACCGGCTTCTCGCTGCCGAAGCTCATGGGCCGCGACGACATCGTCAAGTACGACGCCCTCGTCACCCACTTCGAGGCGAAGAACGGCGTCGAGCCCGGCTCCATCGAGTTCATCGCCAACCTCGAGACCGCGGAGTCCTACGCGGCGTGCGAGGAGATCGCCGTGGCCTCGCCGCGCATCGCCACTCTCTTCGCCGGCACCGCCCGCGACGCCGACGTCTCCCGCTCGCTCGGCTTCACCTTCACCCCCGGCGGCCAGGAGACCCTCTTCCTGCGCAGCAAGGCCGTGCTCGCCTGCCGCGCCGCCGGTCTGGACTTCCCGCTGGTGGGCGTGTGGCAGGACCTCGAGGACACCGAGGGCGCCGCGAACTTCTCCCGGATGAACCGCGAGCTCGGCTTCCGCGGCCAGGTGCTCATCCACCCCTCGCACATCGAGGTCGCCAACGAGGTCTTCAGCCCGTCGAAGTTCGAGGTCGACTTCTACACCGACATGATCGCCGCCTTCGACGAGGCGGTCGCCGGTGGCGCCGCCGCCGTCGTCTTCGAGGGCATGCACATCGACTACGCCCACATCAAGACCGCGCGCGAGGTGCTCGCGTACGCGAAGAACTTCCAGAACTGA
- a CDS encoding MaoC family dehydratase, which translates to MPGLYYEELEPGLVIEHQTRRTVTEADNMTFCAMTLNLAPLHIDAEYAKDSIYGQQIVNSLYTLGLVTGISMQDTTQGTTMGNLGFSDVQFPKPLFHGDTVRVRTEIVDRRESKSRPNAGIVTFRHYGIKQNGDIVCDCTRAGFMFKKSSLEETAEPAAVPTNG; encoded by the coding sequence ATGCCCGGTCTGTACTACGAAGAGCTCGAGCCCGGCCTGGTCATCGAGCACCAGACCCGCCGCACCGTCACCGAGGCCGACAACATGACGTTCTGCGCCATGACCCTCAACCTCGCGCCGCTGCACATCGACGCCGAGTACGCCAAGGACTCGATCTACGGCCAGCAGATCGTCAACAGCCTCTACACCCTCGGCCTGGTCACCGGCATCTCGATGCAGGACACCACCCAGGGCACCACGATGGGCAACCTCGGCTTCTCCGACGTGCAGTTCCCCAAGCCGCTCTTCCACGGCGACACCGTGCGCGTGCGCACCGAGATCGTCGACCGCCGCGAGTCCAAGAGCCGCCCCAACGCCGGCATCGTCACCTTCCGCCACTACGGCATCAAGCAGAACGGCGACATCGTCTGCGACTGCACCCGCGCGGGCTTCATGTTCAAGAAGTCCTCGCTCGAGGAGACCGCCGAGCCGGCCGCCGTGCCGACCAACGGCTGA